TATACCATCAGCCTCACTATTAGTATCTGTAATAATAGGTGTATTTAGAGTTATCTCTGGTTTAGTGTTATCGGTGAAATTTAAAGATGTGGCACTATTATTATCTGTGCTAGTATTACCAGCTTTATCTGTTACGCTAGCTGTTACATTAGTATTTGGCTGAACATCTGTAGTATCTATAGATATATTAAACTTACCCTCACTATCTGTAGTAACTGTGCCTATTACCTTATCTGCTACACTAATAGTTACGTTAGTGTTTGGCTGATTAGTGCTTCCGCTTAGCTCTACCCTATCGGCTATACCATCAGCCTCACTATTAGTATCTGTAATAATAGGTGTATTTAGAGTTATCTCTGGTTTAGTGTTATCGGTGAAATTTAAAGATGTGGCACTATTATTATCTGTGCTAGTATTACCAGCTTTATCTGTTACGCTAGCTGTTACATTAGTATTTGGCTGAACATCTGTAGTATCTATAGATATATTAAACTTACCCTCACTATCTGTAGTAACTGTGCCTATTACCTTATCTGCTACACTAATAGTTACGTTAGTGTTTGGCTGATTAGTGCTTCCGCTTAGCTCTACCCTATCGGCTATACCATCAGCCTCACTATTAGTATCTGTAATAATAGGTGTATTTAGAGTTATCTCTGGTTTAGTGTTATCGGTGAAATTTAAAGATGTGGCACTATTATTATCTGTGCTAGTATTACCAGCTTTATCTGTTACGCTAGCTGTTACATTAGTATTTGGCTGAACATCTGTAGTATCTATAGATATATTAAACTTACCCTCACTATCTGTAGTAACTGTGCCTATTACCTTATCTGCTACACTAATAGTTACGTTAGTGTTTGGCTGATTAGTGCTTCCGCTTAGCTCTACCCTATCGGCTATACCATCAGCCTCACTATTAGTATCTGTAATAATAGGTGTATTTAGAGTTATCTCTGGTTTAGTGTTATCGGTGAAATTTAAAGATGTGGCACTATTATTATCTGTGCTAGTATTACCAGCTTTATCTGTTACGCTAGCTGTTACATTAGTATTTGGCTGAACATCTGTAGTATCTATAGATATATTAAACTTACCCTCACTATCTGTAGTAACTGTGCCTATTACCTTATCTGCTACACTAATAGTTACGTTAGTGTTTGGCTGATTAGTGCTTCCGCTTAGCTCTACCCTATCGGCTATACCATCAGCCTCACTATTAGTATCTGTAATAATAGGTGTATTTAGAGTTATCTCTGGTTTAGTGTTATCGGTGAAATTTAAAGATGTGGCACTATTATTATCTGTGCTAGTATTACCAGCTTTATCTGTTACGCTAGCTGTTACATTAGTATTTGGCTGAACATCTGTAGTATCTATAGATATATTAAACTTACCCTCACTATCTGTAGTAACTGTGCCTATTACCTTATCTGCTACACTAATAGTTACGTTAGTGTTTGGCTGATTAGTGCTTCCGCTTAGCTCTACCCTATCGGCTATACCATCAGCCTCACTATTAGTATCTGTAATAATAGGTGTATTTAGAGTTATCTCTGGTTTAGTGTTATCGGTGAAATTTAAAGATGTGGCACTATTATTATCTGTGCTAGTATTACCAGCTTTATCTGTTACGCTAGCTGTTACATTAGTATTTGGCTGAACATCTGTAGTATCTATAGATATATTAAACTTACCCTCACTATCTGTAGTAACTGTGCCTATTACCTTATCTGCTACACTAATAGTTACGTTAGTGTTTGGCTGATTAGTGCTTCCGCTTAGCTCTACCCTATCGGCTATACCATCAGCCTCACTATTAGTATCTGTAATAATAGGTGTATTTAGAGTTATCTCTGGTTTAGTGTTATCGGTGAAATTTAAAGATGTGGCACTATTATTATCTGTGCTAGTATTACCAGCTTTATCTGTTACGCTAGCTGTTACATTAGTATTTGGCTGAACATCTGTAGTATCTATAGATATATTAAACTTACCCTCACTATCTGTAGTAACTGTGCCTATTACCTTATCTGCTACACTAATAGTTACGTTAGTGTTTGGCTGATTAGTGCTTCCGCTTAGCTCTACCCTATCGGCTATACCATCAGCCTCACTATTAGTATCTGTAATAATAGGTGTATTTAGAGTTATCTCTGGTTTAGTGTTATCGGTGAAATTTAAAGATGTGGCACTATTATTATCTGTGCTAGTATTACCAGCTTTATCTGTTACGCTAGCTGTTACATTAGTATTTGGCTGAACATCTGTAGTATCTATAGATATATTAAACTTACCCTCACTATCTGTAGTAACTGTGCCTATTACCTTATCTGCTACACTAATAGTTACGTTAGTGTTTGGCTGATTAGTGCTTCCGCTTAGCTCTACCCTATCGGCTATACCATCAGCCTCACTATTAGTATCTGTAATAATAGGTGTATTTAGAGTTATCTCTGGTTTAGTGTTATCGGTGAAATTTAAAGATGTGGCACTATTATTATCTGTGCTAGTATTACCAGCTTTATCTGTTACGCTAGCTGTTACATTAGTATTTGGCTGAACATCTGTAGTATCTATAGATATATTAAACTTACCCTCACTATCTGTAGTAACTGTGCCTATTACCTTATCTGCTACACTAATAGTTACGTTAGTGTTTGGCTGATTAGTGCTTCCGCTTAGCTCTACCCTATCGGCTATACCATCAGCCTCACTATTAGTATCTGTAATAATAGGTGTATTTAGAGTTATCTCTGGTTTAGTGTTATCGGTGAAATTTAAAGATGTGGCACTATTATTATCTGTGCTAGTATTACCAGCTTTATCTGTTACGCTAGCTGTTACATTAGTATTTGGCTGAACATCTGTAGTATCTATAGATATATTAAACTTACCCTCACTATCTGTAGTAACTGTGCCTATTACCTTATCTGCTACACTAATAGTTACGTTAGTGTTTGGCTGATTAGTGCTTCCGCTTAGCTCTACCCTATCGGCTATACCATCAGCCTCACTATTAGTATCTGTAATAATAGGTGTATTTAGAGTTATCTCTGGTTTAGTGTTATCGGTGAAATTTAAAGATGTGGCACTATTATTATCTGTGCTAGTATTACCAGCTTTATCTGTTACGCTAGCTGTTACATTAGTATTTGGCTGAACATCTGTAGTATCTATAGATATATTAAACTTACCCTCACTATCTGTAGTAACTGTGCCTATTACCTTATCTGCTACACTAATAGTTACGTTAGTGTTTGGCTGATTAGTGCTTCCGCTTAGCTCTACCCTATCGGCTATACCATCAGCCTCACTATTAGTATCTGTAATAATAGGTGTATTTAGAGTTATCTCTGGTTTAGTGTTATCGGTGAAATTTAAAGATGTGGCACTATTATTATCTGTGCTAGTATTACCAGCTTTATCTGTTACGCTAGCTGTTACATTAGTATTTGGCTGAACATCTGTAGTATCTATAGATATATTAAACTTACCCTCACTATCTGTAGTAACTGTGCCTATTACCTTATCTGCTACACTAATAGTTACGTTAGTGTTTGGCTGATTAGTGCTTCCGCTTAGCTCTACCCTATCGGCTATACCATCAGCCTCACTATTAGTATCTGTAATAATAGGTGTATTTAGAGTTATCTCTGGTTTAGTGTTATCGGTGAAATTTAAAGATGTGGCACTATTATTATCTGTGCTAGTATTACCAGCTTTATCTGTTACGCTAGCTGTTACATTAGTATTTGGCTGAACATCTGTAGTATCTATAGATATATTAAACTTACCCTCACTATCTGTAGTAACTGTGCCTATTACCTTATCTGCTACACTAATAGTTACGTTAGTGTTTGGCTGATTAGTGCTTCCGCTTAGCTCTACCCTATCGGCTATACCATCAGCCTCACTATTAGTATCTGTAATAATAGGTGTATTTAGAGTTATCTCTGGTTTAGTGTTATCGGTGAAATTTAAAGATGTGGCACTATTATTATCTGTGCTAGTATTACCAGCTTTATCTGTTACGCTAGCTGTTACATTAGTATTTGGCTGAACATCTGTAGTATCTATAGATATATTAAACTTACCCTCACTATCTGTAGTAACTGTGCCTATTACCTTATCTGCTACACTAATAGTTACGTTAGTGTTTGGCTGATTAGTGCTTCCGCTTAGCTCTACCCTATCGGCTATACCATCAGCCTCACTATTAGTATCTGTAATAATAGGTGTATTTAGAGTTATCTCTGGTTTAGTGTTATCGGTGAAATTTAAAGATGTGGCACTATTATTATCTGTGCTAGTATTACCAGCTTTATCTGTTACGCTAGCTGTTACATTAGTATTTGGCTGAACATCTGTAGTATCTATAGATATATTAAACTTACCCTCACTATCTGTAGTAACTGTGCCTATTACCTTATCTGCTACACTAATAGTTACGTTAGTGTTTGGCTGATTAGTGCTTCCGCTTAGCTCTACCCTATCGGCTATACCATCAGCCTCACTATTAGTATCTGTAATAATAGGTGTATTTAGAGTTATCTCTGGTTTAGTGTTATCGGTGAAATTTAAAGATGTGGCACTATTATTATCTGTGCTAGTATTACCAGCTTTATCTGTTACGCTAGCTGTTACATTAGTATTTGGCTGAACATCTGTAGTATCTATAGATATATTAAACTTACCCTCACTATCTGTAGTAACTGTGCCTATTACCTTATCTGCTACACTAATAGTTACGTTAGTGTTTGGCTGATTAGTGCTTCCGCTTAGCTCTACCCTATCGGCTATACCATCAGCCTCACTATTAGTATCTGTAATAATAGGTGTATTTAGAGTTATCTCTGGTTTAGTGTTATCGGTGATTATACTTGAGTTGTCAGTATTGTCGCTTGCGTCTGACATCGTACCGATCGATCCAATAGGGTTGTTTAAGCTAAGTCCGCTTAAGACCTCATCTAAACTTCTATCACTATCAGCGTAGATATTGCTTTCATGACCGCCCTCGGTAAAATACGACTCGTTAAGCTGAGCTGTGCCACTGTTGTTGCCACCTGCGACACCTGCGGCGGTTTCTTCTAAGTCATCTAGACTTTCGCCTGCTAAGATCGCCTTTTGTAAGTCCGAAAGCTCGGCTATCGCATCGGCGCCAAAACTCTCATTGCTTGCAGTGCTGTGATCTATAGCCACCGTATCATTTTCTAATATCTCTATATTTTCGCCATTATCCATGGATAAAACAGCTCTAGAGTCGCCACCTTGCGTCTTTACCGTCTCACCTAAAAAGATCGCATCGCCAACATTTAGTGCTCTTTCTTTGCCATTTTCATCAACTGCTACGACGCTACCGATAATCTGCTTTACTACTCCAACTTGCGCTGCCATGGTATTTTCCTTAGTGTTTTACTTTTATTTTGACTAGATTATAACAAAACAAGTAGCTTGCGTCTATTGTACCTAGGTACAATACAAATAACATGATCACGAAGAGCGCTCTGCTTAATGCCCCTCTCTAATCCTTAAAAACACAGGAAATCTCGGCAGCCCGTTTTTGGTTAAATTTTGATATTTATAAGTTATTATCGTGCCTATTGCAGGTGGATTTTTACGCATTTTATCACTAAAGCCCGAGCCTATCTTAAAAGTCGCAGCATCTTTTAAATTTCTACAAGTAAGGCTTCCCATAAATCCTTGAAATTTACCCCTACCCGCATTTATCTTTATAATCTCGCACTCATCGTCTAAAAATTTCTTGAGTTTTAAAATTTTATCGCTTCTGCCACTTTGATAGCTAGCGTTTGGATCGCGCACGACAACACCCTCGCCGCCATTTAAGGTTACCTTATCAAGAAATTTTACTACATTTTCGTGCGAGATGGCTGGTAGTTGCTCTATGATTTTTATTTGCGGGCAAGGATTTTTATCTAGGTAATTCCTTAAAATTTCAAGTCTTTGTATAAGACTGCCATCTTCATTTGGTAGATCAAAGACATGATACTCTAACTCGCTCCAGCCCTTGTCTTGGCTACTGTTTACAATAGAAGTTATGCGTTCAAAGTCAAGAGAGCGACTGTAAATTTCACCGTCAAGGCTAAAATTTGGGAAGCACGACAGCCAGGATTTGGGTGTGGATATGGCTAAATTTGCCCTGCTTTTTAAGGTATTGCCATTCCAAATTCCACGCACACCGTCAAGCTTCTCACTCATCATCCATGTGCTTAAATTTTCATCGCCCTTATAGACTTTAAGAAGCATTGGCTCTTTAGCAAAACAACTCGCTACAAACACCAAAAATAAAGCAAAGAGCATTTTCATGTGCTAAATTTGAACTCCGTAAAACTCGCTATACCACTCGACAAATCTCGCCACACCGTCGTTCACGCTTGTGTTTGGCTTGTAGTTAAAATCCTCTACAAGATCACTCACGTCAGCAAATGTCGCAGGCACGTCGCCAGCCTGAAGTGGCATGAAATTTTTCTCTATCTCGCGCCCTATCCTTATCTCAACCGCCTTTATGTAGTCCATGAGTTCAACTGGGCTGTTGTTGCCTATATTATAGACCTTAAACGGCGCACTTGAAGTCGCTGGATCAGGATTTTTCGCGTTCCATTTTGGGTTTGGCTTAGCTGGGTTGTCCACGCATTTTATGATACCTTTTACGATATCATCCACGTAGGTAAAGTCGCGCTTCATCTTGCCGTGATTAAAGACATCTATGCTCTTGCCCTTAAGTGCAGCTTCGGTAAATAAAAATAGCGCCATATCAGGGCGTCCCCAAGGACCATAAACGGTGAAAAAGCGTAGACCAGTGGTCGGCACACCAAAGAGGTGGCTGTAAGTATGCGCCATCATCTCGTTGCTCTTTTTTGTTACCGCGTAAAGGCTTATCGGGTGATTTACCGCTTCGTGAGTAGAAAACGGCATATTCTCATTTAGCCCGTAAACCGAGCTTGAGCTTGCGTAAACCAAGTTTGCTGTTTTGTTGTGGCGACAGCACTCTAAAATGTTTAAAAAGCCCGTGATATTACTATCTATATAAGCTTGTGGATTGATAAGCGAGTAGCGAACTCCAGCTTGTGCGGCTAGATTTACCACGCAGTCAAATTTATACTCTTTAAATAAATTTTCAAGCACCTCTTTATCGGCTAGATCTGCTTTTATAAATTTTAAATTTGCATTTGTTTTTGAGGTAATTAGCTTTCTTTCCTCTATCTCACTCACGTCAAAACCGGCATTTTTAAGACGCGCTAGTTTTAAATTTACGTCGTAGTAGTCGTTTATATTGTCATATCCAACGACCTCATCACCGCGTTTTGCTAGCGCATTTGCTAGGTGAAAGCCGATAAATCCAGCCGTTCCAGTTACTAAAATTTTCATATTTTTCCTTTACTCATCATCTAAATTTATCTCAGGTAATTGCTCGTTTAATTCTAAATTTTCACGTTTTTTGTTTTTTAAATTTACCGCACCTTTTTGCAAGATCCCATCAAGTCCGACTTTTGCCAGATGTTCATCAAGCTCTTTAGGTTCGACCCGCCCAAGGTCTTCATCTGCAAAATTTTCATCTTCAAAGTGCTCTTGAAATTCTTCTTCATACTCACTCTTGCCCTCAAGTCTTAAAATTTCGCTCTCTACCGCATCACAGAAAACATCCGTATAACTCATTTTAGGACGCTCATTTAGTAAAAATTCACTCATCACATTTAGGTAGCTAGCATAGTCTTCTGACGTTAAATTTCCACGCAAAAGCTCGTATTTTAAAAACAGCCAGTATGTATTTAGTACGTCTGATTCACAGTATTCGTTTATCTTCGCTATCTCGCCGCTAAAAAAGAGTTCGGTGACTTGATCGCCGTGCACATCGTATTTGCCAGGTAAATTTAACGAAGCACAAAGTGTGTCTAGCTTTAGACCTCTAACTGAGCCAAAATCACTAATATGATCAAGCAAATCAAGATGAAATTTACCGTCATATCTACTTCTGTAGTTTTCCCATTTATTTTTATTTAACTCGCGGTTTTCGCTCTCAAAATACGAAGGCGCGCTTAAGTTATATTTCATCGCCCTTACCATTATCATAGGAAGGTCAAACCCTCTTCCGTTAAAGCTAACTATGCGTGGATTATACTCGTTTATAAATTTGATAAATTTGGCCAAAATTTCTCTCTCATTTGCTCCTTCCATAGTGTTTACGCGCAAAAATTTACCGTATTCATCAGCCATAACCGCAGATATAACCACCGTTTTATGAAACATCACAGGCAAAAACTCACTTCCGCTTGCGGCTTTTTGCGCACTAAATGCCTGCTGACACACACTCATATCATCTCCCCTATATCCGTAAATGCGCCTTAAAAGCGAAACATCAGGTATCGTCTCGCAGTCAAATACGCAAATGTAATTTCTAGCCATTTTAAACCTTTAAAAATTTTGTAAATCATATCAAATTTTAGATTTAAAACTAAGAAATATTTTTGATTTAAAAATTTAATCCGACAATTTTCATTTTACATATAATTTTGATAATTATTTGACATTAATTATCAAAATAGATATAATACTCGCGAAAAAATTTAAAGGCAGAAGAGAAATTTATGGAATTATTAAAAGGCAACCTCGACTACATTATTATAGGGATTTTAGGCTTTATGAGCTTTTTTGTTATTTGGTATAGCATTGAGCGCATGATTTATTACGCAAAAGTCGATATAACGCAATTTAAAGCCATAGAAACGCTCGAAGAAGCACTTACTAAAAATTTAACAACACTTTATATTGTGTATTCAAACGCTCCTTATATCGGGCTTTTAGGCACGGTTGGCGGTATCATGATAACATTTTACGACATGGGTATGGCAGGAGGGATCGATACAAAAAGTATTATGATAGGTCTTTCTTTGGCACTTAAGGCAACGGCATTTGGCCTGCTAGTAGCGATACCTACGCTCATGATCTACAACGGCTTTGTAAGAAAGGTCGATGTCATACTAAACCGCTATAAGGCATACAATGCGCTTAAATAGAAAAGACGGGCTAAATATCGTTCCTTTTATCGATATTATGCTTGTTTTGCTTGCCATTGTGCTTAGTATCTCGACATTTATAGCACAGGGAAATATCCCTATAGATCTGCCTAGTTCAAATAGTGCAAAACAAGAGAAAGACGATAAAAAAGTGAGTATAGTTATTGATAAAGATAATAAGATTTTTATCGATGAAACAGAGGTTTATGACGAAGAGCTTAAAGACAAGCTTAGCAATGTCGACCCTAAAATGCTCATCGAACTTAGAAGTGACAAAGAGTCTAAATTTGACACTTTCGTCAAGGTTATTGATATTTTAAAAGAAAAACAACATGAAAACTTTGCAATCACAACTATCACTAAATAAATTCTCAAATTTTAGCGGATTTACTGTATCCGCTTTGGTTCACGCATTTTTTGTCGTATTTTTACTCCATCACCCTTTTGAGCAGATAAAACCTGCCGAAAACAAATCCATAAAGATAAACTTACACTCGTTTAACGTCCCGACATCAACAGTTGAAATTTCAAGCGCTCCACAGATAGCACCTGAGGTTATGATACCAGAGCCCACTCCTCCTGCTCCTGTGTTACCGCCAAAAGAGGCAGAAAAGCCAAAGCCTATCCAACCGATAAAAGAGATAAAACCTCAACCAAAAAAGATGGAAAGAAAAAAGGTTGAGAAAAAGATAGAAAAACCAAAAGAGATCGCCCCTTTGCAACCTACCCTAACACAAAATACACCTCCCGCTAACGTGGCTAATCCAAACAATTTACCGACGACTAATGCCGTTCAAGCAGCAGCTCCGATTGCAAAAATAGCTGAGCTAAATTTATCAAACTCTGCAGGCAGCGAAGAGTTTAAAAAGATAGTTGATGCGATAGTAAAAAACCAGCGATATCCCAAAAATGCAAAGAAAATGCGCCAACAAGGTGTCGCAGAAGTAAAATTTCTCATACGAAAAAACGGTTCGGTAGACGAGATAAAGATAGCCAAAAGTTCAGGATATGCAAGTCTTGACGAGGGAGCTATAAACAACGTAAAGCGTGCGAGTAAGGACTTTCCGATGCTTGGCGCGGATTATTACATAAACATTCCGATCTCATTTAGACTTTTATGATCAGGATAAATTTAAAGCTATCCACTAAAAATTTAGTGGATTAGCCGTTTTGTGTGTTAAAATTTTAAAAAGCAATTAGTCCAAAAATTCCTCTTTAAATTTCTCTTTATCAAAATTTTTATTTAAAAATTTACAGATCTGTTCCAAATCAACACGAGCCGTCTCAAAACAACTTGTAGCTCCCGGACTTGGCGTCATGTTAAAGCTTATGCCGTTATTTGTGCTTATCCTGCCCTCGCCAAGATCAAGCTTTTTATTAAGCCTATCCACAACTTGAGGTCTTACACCTCCAAAATTTTTAGCATAAAAAAGATCATCCTCTCTTAAGCTAGGCACGATTTTACGGGCATCTTTAACAAATTCTTTTTTATTTATAAAAGGGATCTCAAACAAGAAATTTCTTAAAACATAAGAGCGAATGTCTTCATCTTTCATTAAATTTACAAAAACTTCAAGCACATTTCTGTCAAATTTCAAAGCACTTAAAAATTCAAAAAAGCTTGAATTTCCATGATATCTCTCAAGCTTTGGCATGACAAGAGCAGTAGGTCCAAAGCGGGTATTGCCGTTTGCAAGGATGTCCGGATCTCCGTGAAGCGCAGCAAAAGGCAACTTGTCATTTTGCATCATATAAACCTTGCCTTTTAGAAAATTTTTCTTTGCAAAGTAAAAACTTCCCGCCACCGGCAGCGTGCTAAGGTGCATTCCATAGCCCATTTTATGAGCAAGATAGAGCGAGTGAGCACCCGCATCAACCACAACATAATCAGCACCAATCGACTGGCTGTCGCTTGTTTTTAGATAAAACGTATCGCCAACTTTTTTTATATCAAGGACATTGCAATTTAGACTTAGCTCATAACCGTCTCCGCCTATTTTTTGAGCGTTTTTTACGAGAGAGTCAGACATCGCACCAAAGTCAACCGTTGTGTATTGACCTTCTTTTGTGCCCATAGCCACTATATTTTCGGAGCGGGGATTGGCATTTATGTCAAATACAACATTTGGCTCTATCTGCTTTAAGTCCTCTTTAGAATAAAGCTCAAGATAAGGAAACACTTCTTTAAATTCACCGTATCTTGCCGTAAGTTTTTGCACCTCTTCGTCGCCAACAGCCAAAACCATCTTTTGATGAGAAAACATAAATTTGCCCTCATAGCCGTATTTTAGACCGTATTTTATCGGCATTTTTGCTACTTTATTGACCCGTTTTGCTTTTTCTAGTGTGTAGTTCGTCTCGATGTCACCACAATGAATCGTCTGCGAGTTACATCTGCCGTTTGAGTTTAGAGTAGCTACTCCTTCATATTTTTCCAAAAGGGCCACTCGTTTTATGTCCGTAAAAGCCGCTAACTCATAAAACAGTGCCGTCCCGCTGATACCTGCGCCAACTATAACTACTTCGAAATGTTTCTGCCGCATCAATGCCCCTAAGTTAAATTTGTAATCTAAATCATA
This is a stretch of genomic DNA from Campylobacter sp. RM6914. It encodes these proteins:
- a CDS encoding retention module-containing protein, which produces MAAQVGVVKQIIGSVVAVDENGKERALNVGDAIFLGETVKTQGGDSRAVLSMDNGENIEILENDTVAIDHSTASNESFGADAIAELSDLQKAILAGESLDDLEETAAGVAGGNNSGTAQLNESYFTEGGHESNIYADSDRSLDEVLSGLSLNNPIGSIGTMSDASDNTDNSSIITDNTKPEITLNTPIITDTNSEADGIADRVELSGSTNQPNTNVTISVADKVIGTVTTDSEGKFNISIDTTDVQPNTNVTASVTDKAGNTSTDNNSATSLNFTDNTKPEITLNTPIITDTNSEADGIADRVELSGSTNQPNTNVTISVADKVIGTVTTDSEGKFNISIDTTDVQPNTNVTASVTDKAGNTSTDNNSATSLNFTDNTKPEITLNTPIITDTNSEADGIADRVELSGSTNQPNTNVTISVADKVIGTVTTDSEGKFNISIDTTDVQPNTNVTASVTDKAGNTSTDNNSATSLNFTDNTKPEITLNTPIITDTNSEADGIADRVELSGSTNQPNTNVTISVADKVIGTVTTDSEGKFNISIDTTDVQPNTNVTASVTDKAGNTSTDNNSATSLNFTDNTKPEITLNTPIITDTNSEADGIADRVELSGSTNQPNTNVTISVADKVIGTVTTDSEGKFNISIDTTDVQPNTNVTASVTDKAGNTSTDNNSATSLNFTDNTKPEITLNTPIITDTNSEADGIADRVELSGSTNQPNTNVTISVADKVIGTVTTDSEGKFNISIDTTDVQPNTNVTASVTDKAGNTSTDNNSATSLNFTDNTKPEITLNTPIITDTNSEADGIADRVELSGSTNQPNTNVTISVADKVIGTVTTDSEGKFNISIDTTDVQPNTNVTASVTDKAGNTSTDNNSATSLNFTDNTKPEITLNTPIITDTNSEADGIADRVELSGSTNQPNTNVTISVADKVIGTVTTDSEGKFNISIDTTDVQPNTNVTASVTDKAGNTSTDNNSATSLNFTDNTKPEITLNTPIITDTNSEADGIADRVELSGSTNQPNTNVTISVADKVIGTVTTDSEGKFNISIDTTDVQPNTNVTASVTDKAGNTSTDNNSATSLNFTDNTKPEITLNTPIITDTNSEADGIADRVELSGSTNQPNTNVTISVADKVIGTVTTDSEGKFNISIDTTDVQPNTNVTASVTDKAGNTSTDNNSATSLNFTDNTKPEITLNTPIITDTNSEADGIADRVELSGSTNQPNTNVTISVADKVIGTVTTDSEGKFNISIDTTDVQPNTNVTASVTDKAGNTSTDNNSATSLNFTDNTKPEITLNTPIITDTNSEADGIADRVELSGSTNQPNTNVTISVADKVIGTVTTDSEGKFNISIDTTDVQPNTNVTASVTDKAGNTSTDNNSATSLNFTDNTKPEITLNTPIITDTNSEADGIADRVELSGSTNQPNTNVTISVADKVIGTVTTDSEGKFNISIDTTDVQPNTNVTASVTDKAGNTSTDNNSATSLNFTDNTKPEITLNTPIITDTNSEADGIADRVELSGSTNQPNTNVTISVADKVIGTVTTDSEGKFNISIDTTDVQPNTNVTASVTDKAGNTSTDNNSATSLNFTDNTKPEITLNTPIITDTNSEADGIADRVELSGSTNQPNTNVTISVADKVIGTVTTDSEGKFNISIDTTDVQPNTNVTASVTDKAGNTSTDNNSATSLNFTDNTKPEITLNTPIITDTNSEADGIADRVELSGSTNQPNTNVTISVADKVIGTVTTDSEGKFNISIDTTDVQPNTNVTASVTDKAGNTSTDNNSATSLNFTDNTKPEITLNTPIITDTNSEADGIADRVELSGSTNQPNTNVTISVADKVIGTVTTDSEGKFNISIDTTDVQPNTNVTASVTDKAGNTSTDNNSATSLNFTDNTKPEITLNTPIITDTNSEADGIADRVELSGSTNQPNTNVTISVADKVIGTVTTDSEGKFNISIDTTDVQPNTNVTASVTDKAGNTSTDNNSATSLNFTDNTKPEITLNTPIITDTNSEADGIADRVELSGSTNQPNTNVTISVADKVIGTVTTDSEGKFNISIDTTDVQPNTNVTASVTDKAGNTSTDNNSATSLNFTDNTKPEITLNTPIITDTNSEADGIADRVELSGSTNQPNTNVTISVADKVIGTVTTDSEGKFNISIDTTDVQPNTNVTASVTDKAGNTSTDNNSATSLNFTDNTKPEITLNTPIITDTNSEADGIADRVELSGSTNQPNTNVTISVADKVIGTVTTDSEGKFNISIDTTDVQPNTNVTASVTDKAGNTSTDNNSATSLNFTDNTKPEITLNTPIITDTNSEADGIADRVELSGSTNQPNTNVTISVADKVIGTVTTDSEGKFNISIDTTDVQPNTNVTASVTDKAGNTSTDNNSATSLNFTDNTKPEITLNTPIITDTNSEADGIADRVELSGSTNQPNTNVTISVADKVIGTVTTDSEGKFNISIDTTDVQPNTNVTASVTDKAGNTSTDNNSATSLNFTDNTKPEITLNTPIITDTNSEADGIADRVELSGSTNQPNTNVTISVADKVIGTVTTDSEGKFNISIDTTDVQPNTNVTASVTDKAGNTSTDNNSATSLNFTDNTKPEITLNTPIITDTNSEADGIADRVELSGSTNQPNTNVTISVADKVIGTVTTDSEGKFNISIDTTDVQPNTNVTASVTDKAGNTSTDNNSATSLNFTDNTKPNDPIISWDEDTKKDGVLNNEENAKDGKANETTATITLPSDVSATNTVVVTITNPSGETKTVSILSQNGSTAQLDDGRTIEVKDGSIKIPVEVMESKNTSISAFIKDIAGNQSSEVSSSITVDNSIKFIDSDITLTVSEYDIKGGASSADAIKTESSSAVTSFTFTTQDGTDSGLLTNADTKVLWFNEDGKLVGKEASQGGATVIELSVDNNGQISTSLLKPVFHKDGEGNLLDSTTTKGVTVEAVNMVGSNASIDINVTINDSTPTSYNPTNNTMDITIANPKSNVTLVLDFSISMFDQVSATDKTMRVDAAYKGLMALLNDYGTKGEENVKVSLVAFSGKAATLTNSHGDTWMSINDAKAMIARYYAHRTVNGKEAFTYSLESSLLSGTNYDAALAKTMETFDKNGKFTEKGVENRIHFVSDGDATVSDASSTSLSNTASILYDGKIWNFGTGNRFTNSGSSGYITTNSTGTRFYRNGNIEITSEVTTDHGISKAEESIWREFLTKNGIIAESYKLGEDVNLSSLNSISYNGITGENTDAQEFSKLKFEAKTAENVNFVTKANGEVGFDLGADENGTISVEIDGKTYIYDIAAKTINGEACEINSDGDVIAKVEVVRDTGSKLVVDLAKGTYDYTADENVANSKEGETIDIKFTITDADGDSVTQTSSSTFVNPAIPETPVAPSVPTGPSTIGITETFDNTIDTFKGYSISKDGQAGSSRYGFAHYDYDKHIGSEDTYDTVKVGETINFDNLTQNYTVNNYWFGRTEMSDASSLDARMEHINRLDLGKGDNSVGLLNLSADDVLDMTDSIDTILKIDGDSNDTVTGKWEKSTDYKAEEGYELYESKVTSGDHAGETIYIQIDTDIKTDF
- a CDS encoding DNA ligase, which translates into the protein MKMLFALFLVFVASCFAKEPMLLKVYKGDENLSTWMMSEKLDGVRGIWNGNTLKSRANLAISTPKSWLSCFPNFSLDGEIYSRSLDFERITSIVNSSQDKGWSELEYHVFDLPNEDGSLIQRLEILRNYLDKNPCPQIKIIEQLPAISHENVVKFLDKVTLNGGEGVVVRDPNASYQSGRSDKILKLKKFLDDECEIIKINAGRGKFQGFMGSLTCRNLKDAATFKIGSGFSDKMRKNPPAIGTIITYKYQNLTKNGLPRFPVFLRIREGH
- a CDS encoding NAD-dependent epimerase — protein: MKILVTGTAGFIGFHLANALAKRGDEVVGYDNINDYYDVNLKLARLKNAGFDVSEIEERKLITSKTNANLKFIKADLADKEVLENLFKEYKFDCVVNLAAQAGVRYSLINPQAYIDSNITGFLNILECCRHNKTANLVYASSSSVYGLNENMPFSTHEAVNHPISLYAVTKKSNEMMAHTYSHLFGVPTTGLRFFTVYGPWGRPDMALFLFTEAALKGKSIDVFNHGKMKRDFTYVDDIVKGIIKCVDNPAKPNPKWNAKNPDPATSSAPFKVYNIGNNSPVELMDYIKAVEIRIGREIEKNFMPLQAGDVPATFADVSDLVEDFNYKPNTSVNDGVARFVEWYSEFYGVQI